GCTGCGTCCTTGGGGTTAACCTGGCCTAGTTTTTAGCCCACACTTCCCCCGCTGTATGTTTAGCTGTGTGGGCGGGTATGTAGAAGGAAAACAACGGCAGCAAAGCAGCTATGTGTAAGGGCAACGGCCAAGCAGATCAAATCTCATCAAAGCAATAAAAAAGGCGGCCGAATGTGATCCTAAGTCATGTGACATGAGATCTGCAAACATCTTCCACTGCTGTTTTTGTTCCTGCTCATATTGTGtgctcattttttttatttttggacccccccccccctccccttttctccccaattgtatccggccaattaccccactcttccaagccgtcccggtcgctgctgccgccccctctgccgatccggggagggctgcagactaccacatgcctcctcccatacatgtggagtcgccagccacttcttttcacctgacagtgaggggtttcaccagggggacgtagcgcatgggaggatcacactattgaccagaggaggcgctagtgcagcgaccaagacatatacccacatccggcttcccacccgcagacacggccaattgtgtctgtaggaacgcccgaccgagccggaggtaacgcagggattcgaaccggcgatccccgtgttggtaggcaacggaatagaccgccgtggtACTCGGACGCCCTTGTGTGCTCATTTTGTCAAATTCAAATCTCACAATGCTTCTCCGTGTCTTGCAGCGATGGACAGGCAGGATGAGATCATCCCCGAACACCCAAACAACAGCAACATTCGGTGTAGTCCGCAGGACAAACGGTGCATACAGAAAACCCTGGCCCGGCAATCTCCTAAATCCAACCAGAGGAGTATCAATGCCAGGGAGGACCCAAAGGCGGCGCTGGTGAGAAAAAACACCCTTTGATGCTTTGCCAGTTTCACCCCAAGCAACACATTCACATCTGGCACATGGAGAAACAGACACTTCTGCACCATATCCCACACAGCTCCTGGCAGGTGTTTTATATTAGACTTTATATTAGCCCCATGCAAAACCGTAAGGTTATAAATTGTACAAATTAGCTATTTTCAGACTGTGATATTTAATGGTCTCCTTGtcaaataataaaccaaagaataTTGGCACCACCAGGAAAACGGTGATTTTAACGTTGGAACATTGGAAAAAACCAACGTCATAAATTCTCCAGTAGCCTGCAAATACACCAGTCTTATCACAAAGGCAACGCACACTATATTTAAGTACGGTAACCAGTCAAGTGGATTAACCTGTCATTAATGTAAAACTGTGTATACATTTTAATGACCAGATGAATACTCTACATGCAGGCATACGTGACAGACACCAAACTGATGGGAAGCATGTGCTTATTGGGGAAGGAAAGTCAAAGAACTAAAAAGACATGTGTACATACAACTGGCTGCTGCTGTTTCTCATTTTGAGAAACAgcttttttttatcatttcaaACAATACTCTAGTTTCAGAGTTTTTTTCATTTCAAACAATACTCTAGTTTCAGAATTTTTATCGTGTCAAACAATACTCTAGTTTCAGAGTTTTCATCATTTCAAACAATACTCTATAGTTTCCGTTTCTGTCATTTTAAACAATGCTCTAGTTTCAGAGTTTTTACCATTTCAAACAATGCTCTAGTTTCAGAGTTTTTATCTTGTCAAACAATACTCTAGTTTCAGAGTTTTTATCTTGTCAAACAATACTCTAGTTTCAGAGTTTTTATCGTGTCAAACAATACTCTAGTTTCAGTTTTCATCATTTCAAACAATACTCTATAGTTTCAGTTTCTGTCATTTTAAACAATGCTCTAGTTTCAGAGTTTTTACCATTTCAAACAATGCTCTAGTTTCAGAGTTTTTACCATTTCAAACAATACTCTAGTTTCAGAGTTTTTATCTTGTCAAACAATACTCTAGTTTCAGAGTTTTTATCTTGTCAAACAATACTCTAGTTTCAGAGTTTTTAATCATGTCAAACAATACTCTAGTTTCAGAGTTTTTATCTTGTCAAACAATACTCTAGTTTCAGAGTTTTGTCATTTCAAACAGTACTCTAGTTTCAGAGTTTTCATCATTTCAAACAATACTCTAGTTTCAGAGTTTTTATCATTTCAAACAATACTCTAGTTTCAGAGTTTTTATCTTGTCAAACAATACTCTAGTTTCAGAGTTTTTATCATTTCAAACAGTACTCTAGTTTCAGAGTTTCAgagttttttttatcatttcaaACAATACTTTAGTTTCAAGGTTTCAGTTTTTGTCATTCCAAACAATACTCTAGTTTCAGAGTTTCCACATAAGTGGATTTTGGAGCAATGTGCCCAGCAGGTACACTGCAGAGGCCAAGAGGCAGTAAAACGTCACATGATCTATGTTAATATGTGACCTAAAGAGGGCTGGTCTGAAATCACAGAGCTGGAAACTGTGTGTGAATGAGTCAAATTATATGTGGAATGATGACGGTGAGGAAATCCACGAGTGTAAAACCAATGGCATTTTTTATTCCCTGCGTTTGCACCGAATACTATACAGGGTTTGAATTAATTTTTCATTTCAAAATGTAATACTTTTTAGGACCTTAGATCCAGATGAATCTCTCGTGGCTTCGGATCTGTTCTACTGTTATTTAGTGGTGGCGAATTTTCAGACTTTTACCAAACTGTGTGTCAATTGTCTTCCTTATTTCCCCTGAGTGTTTGAATAATTTTCCATTCTCTTTGACACTGCGGACCTTTCCAGAAAGCTTGCGGGAAATTGTGCAATTTTGCCACCAAGCTGACTCCAGTCTTCTTTCCCCTGCAGGCTCCATGCCGTGCCGAGCTGCAGAGGGCCCTGGACAGGCTAGCAACCAATACTCGCACCCATGAGGATCTCTACGCCATCCCCATACCCAATTGTGACAAAAATGGAGATTTCCATGCTAAGCAGGTCTGTGACTTAAGCACTTGGTGACATTTTAGGTGGCATTCACGTCAAATTGTTATGTGGGATTGTGTGTTTGGCTACTTGAGCTGGTAACCTATCAATCTCTGCCTGATATTTACCCCACATGGATATTCATATCTTGCAGTGACTTGAAGCAGTCTCTGTAAATAGTCTCCTCAAACTCCACAAATCAGTCTTATCAACTACAACACAAAATGTGCTTAAATCAAAGCGATATTGACCTTCCAGGTCAAGTCCAACATAACTATACGTCTGAAAATATTGCTTTTTGTAAGCATGGTATTTCCAAGATTTATCTTTTCTAGGAACTCAAAGGGCTGAACGTTGTGAGTGATGTGGCTTCCCACTAACTGCTGGACAATAATCACTCCCTTGCTGTTCTTGAATGCTATTATCTTTTGGAGTGCATTCACGTTTTTATTGCTTTTGCAATTTTGCCCTTGCAAAGTTGGTGAACTGTGTAGACAGGAGCACATAAAAGCACAGATAAGACTGCGTGGTGTACTCTAAGCCATATGCGCAATCAAAGCCACAGCTGCAGAGTCAGTGATAAAAAGCAAACTCTGCAGAAAGGCGCCTGGCCTCCAGAGCCTGCGTTGTGATGATTGTGTAACACGGTTGAAGAAACCCTGTCTGCTCTTTATTGTGTCCTTCTGAGGCCAATTCAAAGGCATCTGTTTACTGTTTAACTGTAATTGTATGGTGGTAAAACTCCTTGCCATCGTTTGGAAACGAAGCACAGGCAAGTCACCAGGACACCTTTATGGCCCAATATAAACGGCTAGTAGAGGGTAACTGGTCTCAAAGGctgtttctgtttgttttgttaaTCAGCAAAGGCAAAGTTTACACAAACACATTAAATACGATATTTTCTCTCAAGAAGTGATAGttcacagaaaggagggagttcttGGAGGATGCATTTTAATCAAGTAATTATGAACCTCCCACCACACCATCTACTGGCGTTTCAAGATAGGCAGAT
This genomic stretch from Lampris incognitus isolate fLamInc1 chromosome 5, fLamInc1.hap2, whole genome shotgun sequence harbors:
- the LOC130113485 gene encoding insulin-like growth factor-binding protein 4; the encoded protein is MDRQDEIIPEHPNNSNIRCSPQDKRCIQKTLARQSPKSNQRSINAREDPKAALAPCRAELQRALDRLATNTRTHEDLYAIPIPNCDKNGDFHAKQCHPARDGQRGKCWCVDQKTGMRLPGPLELRGDLDCHQLLTATLRE